Within the Zea mays cultivar B73 chromosome 10, Zm-B73-REFERENCE-NAM-5.0, whole genome shotgun sequence genome, the region AAAGGTGAACATAAAGTACTCTGGTCCAACTGTATCTAGAGTGAGATATAGAACTTCTGAACTAGGTTTTGGGTCCGATTTTTCCTTAAAACATGGTTGATTCTATTTCTTCTTAATTCAGAGATAGAGATTATGACATTACGTTAAAAAAACCATACCACCCTAAAAGTCTGCCAACCTTGGCAAGTAGGTCAGGTAGGGCTTCGGATTCTCACTTTTGGAGTGGCCTTATGAAGATTAAGGATCTATTTATAAGTAAAGGTACCTTTCAGGTAAATGATGGGTCCCAAGCGCGTTTCTGGGAGGACAATTGGCTTGGGTTGAGAGCGCTAAAATCCTGCTTCCCTCTTTTGTATAATCTTGCAAGGAGGAAGAATTCAACTGTTGCTTTTGACTTCTCCACGGTACCCTTAAATATATCATTCCGTAGGGGATTGGTGCACCAGTTGAGGGTTCAATGGTTTGAACTAGTGGCGTTGGTGGCGTATAATAATTTGAATACTAACATGGATTCATTCAGATGGGACTTGACTGCTAATGGGTTGTtcactgttcagtccttgtatcagGCAATTCTTAACAATGGGGTGGTTAGTGATAACAATGACCTTTGGAAGCTTAAGATACCTCTGAAAATAAAGGTTTTTATGTGGTACCTCAAAAGAGGTGTAACTTTAACAAAGGATAACTTGGTCAGGAGGAATTGGCCTGGTAATCAGACCTGTTGCTTTTGTAGCAGACTGGAGACAATAAATCACCTGCTTTTCAGGTGTACTTATGCGTCTTTCATCTGGTGTTTGGTTCAGATAAGAACAGGGTTGAGACCACCTCGGGATGCGAATGATTTGTTTGGGGACTTGGTGAGGGTGCTACCAGTCAAATCACGTCGTTTACTACTAACTGCAGCATCTGCAATTTGCTGGGCCATTTGGTTAAGTATGAATGATGTGATTTTCAATAAATCTTCTCCTAAATCTTGTTTGCAGGTAACCTTCTGGGCACAACTTCAGCTTAAGATGGAGGATAAAGAGTTAATAAAGCCTTCATGTCGTAATATGGAGATGGTGCTACTAAAGTTTTTCGCAATTTTGGATGGGGAAATCGCTTGGCGATTAACATTATAGTACCTTTGGTTATGTCATAGGTGGTCTTGGGTGCAGTCATGTGATGTGTCAAGGCAGTAAGCTGCCTTCAATTGTAAATGTTGGTGGTAACCTCTTTGGAGGTCAAGATCGGACTATGTTTCCATTATTAAAAAAAAAGTAGGTGAGGTAGGGGTGTGTCTGCTCTACTCTAGCTGACACAGTGTCCCCTAAGGGACATACTCTATATATGTGGTTGTAGGGCGATCGCGCTATGTGTCACGGCTGAATGGAAATCCTCAATCCTCGTGCAATGCAACACGATGTTAAAAATCTTTCTAGGATCCCTCTCAACCAAAAAGGGTACAAACCTAAGCTCATATACCCTCGAAGCGCTACAAGTCCTAAGGTCCAAGTGTATGACCAATGGACGGTAGGTGGTTGTGGATGCTCCATCGGCTCCTCTGTCATATCTGCGATCCTGATAAAACCTGACTTGCCACCTCGCTATGTTGTCTCTGCGGCTTGTGCGAGATGACAATGGCCCCCGACCCTGATTCCCTGCACGGAATTCCTCCATTAGGAGACGTGATGAGAAAGTTTTTTTTTTCTCACAGAGATGTAAACAGGGAAAATTCTTCCCCTGACGGCTAAACGGAAACGGGATGAAGAAGCATTTCCCGTCCCCAttccccgcggggacccgttaGACTTTCACATGATGTTGTTTTCGTGTactagttaatgataaaaataaataatacaTTCTCAAGAGACCACTCAATGTTACAAATGTGTTCATTTtgatgtacacataatgattttTTATATATGACAATATATATAtgtgataatgtttatattaataaCAAATAATATATgttctaattataatttaagcggggatGAGCGAGGATCCCCGTCGGGGATTTATCCCCGTGGAGAATGAGGATGGAAAAGAAATGTCTCCTGCGAGCGTTCGTAGGGATCCCCATAAGAACATTTTTTCTTCGCGGGGAATGGGAACGAGGACAGATATTTTCCATGTTGCCATCTCTAACTCTAATAGGCTCTCTGGGCCTCTGTGTCTACAAGCTTCCACCTGCGAGAGCTCTCAATCTATACGGCCATGCCCTTCTCACGAGTAGAGGACGGAGTGGCCTTGCATCGTTCCTTACATGGATCGTTGGCATTCATTCACCTATTTCATCGATTGGGTCATCAATAATCCTTCAGTTTGCGTGCAAGGTTGCCTGATCCACCAGCTGATTCCAATCTCTCTACTATATTCGTGTCGTCCTACATCCTACTTGATCAAGGATAATCATGTTTAAATGATTATTATTCATCGATTGGGTCCAGAATAAAAAAAATGACCACCATTCTTTAGGTAATAATAACACGTCATACCATTATTTGAGGATGCCACCCTTTAGACAGAGCTCGAGGCAATTATATTCGGAACTTTAAAACAAGGATTTCCATTCAAATTTTATTCTGATACATTTGGATCGCGATCAGTCAACAAGCTCCAGCACACATGGAGTTGACAGCTAGCGCTAAAAATCAAGCCAATTTTCTTGCAGCGTTACTGAAGCAGCAGCATGTGTCCAACTCCGTGTTCGGTGGCGTGTTCCAGCAGTTTATCACAGGGTTGGCGTACCCCCACTGCTTGCACTGGCTCCGGCAACGGCTGATGTTGCACCCCGGCATATGCGTGCACCTCTCTACACACAAAAAAAAACTAAGTCAATAATAATGATCATGCCAAAATCCAATGCGCATACAATCCAATCCTTTAGAAAGTAAATAGATAAAATATGGTTAGAGTGGGCAGGATGCACGTATATATATACATACCATCGTCTCCTCCGTGCGCAGGGCAGGGTGCCAACACGATGGCCATGGCCACGACCACCATCGCCAACAAGAAGAGAGCCCTATTATCTTGACTCTTGAGAAGCGCCATGGATGCGAGATTGATGTTGTTTGACTGCTCAACGTATGGCCATGTTTATATATAGAGGTAGGTGGCCTAAGCAAACATGGCAAAGAATTAATTCTGGCCATTACACCTCTTTACTGCTGCTATATATATTGTTTTCCTGGTTTATATAACTCGATTCCAATGCAATAAAAACTTGCCTCTTAGTACCGGATCCTTACCATAACCCATACGCCTCATCATTACGGGTCATTTATCAACTCCAAAATCTCGAAACTTACCTTTAGCAGTAATTATTTGCCCCTGGTCTTTACCATGAGATCACCGATTGGTTGGGGTTTATTTTAGGCATCGTTGTTAAGGTGTTAAGCATCCGTTTTTATTCTGTTCAAGTTGTGTTAACTTCTCATTAAAGTTGTCTACGCGTTAATAATGCCGTTGCATTGTGTCGCATGTTTTAAATAAATGATTAAATATTTGCTTACCTAATGATTATCAGATTAGTTTTCTAATCAAAGCTAATGTAGGGTTTTAATCTGGTCCGTTTATAAATATAATTTAACTAGTTTTAAATGTGGTTTCGAACTAAATTATAATTCGGATTAAAGTTAAATTAGATGTTTCTCTGAAATATCTTTCACACATGATTTATATTAATTAAAACTAACTTAGAACATATTTTTTCGTGTTTAATCATGCAAATATTTCAAAAGTTGTATTTTTCAACCGTAACTCCATTTTTCACGGTTCTTTTTCTCGTGTAACCGTAGCAGCGAGCCCTATCCCTGTGTTGTGTGTTTTAATAATATTTTCCATAGTCTAttgttctttttcttttataGTCTATTGAATGCAGGTTTGTAATCGCACATATAACGATTAGTTCTTGGAACCCAAAGGAGTTCAAGTGAAGGCATTGAGCATCCATTTGTCGAATACAAGTGGCCTCTTATTTATGTCTTATTTCACATGAGAATTTACTTTCTCGCACAACATGATTGACCTAAGGGTGACTAGTTTTCTGTTTTCCCTATCCTTATTTATCCATGGGTTTGGGTTGTATTGTTTAACTTTAATGCTAGTGCTTAAACATAATAAACGAACATAATGAGATGATGATATTATGATACAATGTTCCAATGGTTTTTATGGATTTATGGTAACCTAAAGGTTTGGGCTGTTTTCCAAGTGCTTCATCGTAAGGACcggttcgttgagtgaccactcgGAAAAACAATTTAGTGATGAGCGTGGCACAAGACGTCctaagctgattaattagaggaacctaaGGTGTTGTTTGCTTTTCATCATGCCATCAATAGGGCCTAGGGCATAatactcgctctgccaagggtgaATGCTAATATTTATTTGtttggtttttgttagtcaccaCCTTAGAGATGAGTATTATACTATGGAACTAGAAAACCTAACAGATAGATATACCTTTGAAGATATTTGTAAAATTTTTATAGTGAAACCCTGccagttcaccttggaagtgatcaaATGGGGATCCATGATCTCGAGTAGAAAggggatcacgactcatgggtaaagtgtgcaatctCTATAGAGGGTTAATCAAAAATTGATATATCATCCGCGTTCACAGTTAAGAGTGGCCTTGGGAGCCTCATTGATTAGAGATATTATGGTTTTAGTTATGGATTGGTTAGGAAAATGGTAATGATGTTCCCCGATGAGGATGTGTTTCATGGGTTGATAATCTTAggataatgctaaaacttggcttatgCTAATAATAATTACCTGATTAACGAAAAGCAACTGTTGTGAGACTAACCTCAGAtaaaactagtccactttaggaaAACGGGGCACTTGTTGAGTAcgttgtgtactcacccttgctttcatacAACACTAGGTTGCCCTTGTGCAACCATTGCTCAGGTGAAGAAAAGCTGAAGGAGCAGATCTCTAAGAGTTCCAATACTTCGATGAGTTCGAAGATTAGGCCAGTGATCTCCTCTAGTTAGATGCCTGTGGCGTGTTTAGTTATCTTAGCTTACATTTTTTTCCTAAGTTTGTTGAACTATTAGATGTTTAAGACAAAGGTCTGTAATAATTTATTACTctttattatttgagcattgtgcaaTGGTATTACATTTATGTAACTATTGCATACGTGATttggatcctggcatgtacatagtTTGCATTCAGTTTACCTTCTGAAACCGGTGACATACACACCAGAGGTCCAGTGTGCCAATATTGTATACAAGACCTGTCCGGTGCCTACCATGTCAGATGCTCGCTAGAGCTAATTGTTGCCAATTATTCAGTCTCTGGGGTCCGGTGTGCCACGAGGCTCGGGTTCATTTTGCATCCTCTCTGGGTCCAGTGACTCGTCTGATGCTCATCGGACCTGGTTCGATGCACATAGGCCAACACTcaggtccgatgtgccaccgttgTACATTGGATTAGTCTGGTGCTCCTCTGTACAATCTGATTTTCTGTTTCTTTGAGTTCCTTAGGCTTTTGTTATCTTGTGCCTTGGACTCTTGCATGATGTTGGTAAGTCTTCAATGTGTCTTCTAATATCTTCTTTGAGGTGCTGCTCCCTCAATGTCTCGATCCAAGTCCACTCTGTATCATTTGAACTAtaaatacaaacactagcaaacacattagtacaAAGGGTTATATTGATCATAAAAACTAAAATCACTAAGCAAATAGGTCGTAGTCTATTTTCCTTACGGTGTGCTTATTCCAATCTCTCTATTCTATTCATCATCTCACCAAACGTGGGATGGTGGTCTTCTTGTTGCTACTACATGGTCAGGGTTAATCATGTTTTAAAAGGTCATTTATGTTTATGAATTATGCATGGGGTATCCATATTTGTTCCACGTCCAAAATAAAGAAAAATGAACATGATCAGTAGTTTGAACAACATTCTTTAAGCAATAACACGTCATTCCACTATTTGAGGTTGTTCATTTTTAGAGCATGTTTGATAGTACAATTTTATATACTATAGTTTTGAGATAGATAGTTTACAGTATTCAGAATATTGCTTAAAGATGGGGCCTGTTTGGTTACATTGGAAAACCAACGTATGGATCGCTCCCCCTTGCTGGCGCCTCTCATCGCTGACCCCATTTTCACCGCTAGCGGCCCCACTCCTACATGCCGGCGTCGTCTCCCATCGCCGACCCCACTCCCGTCGCCAACTAGAGTGTAGGGATGGCAACAGGTACAAAATCCGTGGGTATTGGTTTCATAAACCCATACCCGCCAGAAAATAGCAAACCCGTACCCGTGCCCGCAACCCGTGTCAGGTACTGTATAACATCCGCACCCGCCACCCACGGGCGCAACAGACCCATGGGCACATCCACGGGTGCAATAGACCCGCGAGCAAACCCGCGTGCCCGCCAAGCATCTACTAGCAAACAATTCATCCAGTTCCATATAACAAGCAATGATTTCAAACACATGCAATTTCCAAATAGTTCCATacaacaagcatacaacaacttcAGTTCCAAATAGGAATCCTTACAAACAATCATACTATTTCCTAACACATACAGTTTGCTTAGAAACAAGCACAGTATGTGCGGGAACTGGATTGGGGATTTGCTGATGAGACCgagcttatatatatatatatatatatatatatatatatatatatatatatatatatatatatatatatatatatatatatatatatatatatatatatatatatatatatatatatatatatatcgggtTCGCGGGTATACAGGTACGGGTTCAAACATTTTATACCCGCGAAGATAAACCTATTTGGTACAAATTTAAACCCGTACCCTTACCCGCGAGTATAAACCCAAATCTAAACCCGCACCCTATAGGGTGTGCCCGCGGATATGTGGGTAATCTTTaccattgccatccctactagAGCGGCGTCAAGGCGATCAATGACACAGCGTCAAGGCAATCGGTGGCGGTAGCTCGACAACACATGAGTTGAGGTGGCGTGTGGGGAGGTGGAGCGGTTGTTGCAGCATGCGCTGGGGGTAGGGTTGGCCATGATAGAGCGGAGTGATAGTGCCACGAGATTTCGATTGCACAGGGTGACAACGTCGGGGTGGGCAAGGGACACATGGCTTGAAGAGACGGGAAGGCGACAGGAGGACGAACGATGAATGGATGAAACAGAAGAAAACTAATGTCCTGAGTCATGTTTTTCAAACTCTAAAATACCACAGTTTTAAGATAGACCATGGTATTTCAAATTTAATATTGATATTACCAACCAAATAACTGTTAGTTTCCAATACCGCAGTACCATCGAACACCATAGTATTGCTTCGAAACTGTATAAAAAATACTAAGCTTCCAAATAGAGCCTTAGAGCTTGAGGTTATTTGGAACTTTAAAACAAGGATTTCCATTCAAATTATTTTGATATATTTGGATTGTTCAGTCAAGATCCAACAGCTAGAGCTGTCAGTGATAAAATCAAGCCAATTTTCTAGCAGCATTACTAAAGCAGCAGCATGTGTCCAAAACTGTATTCGGTGGTGTGTTCCAGCAGTTTATCACAGGGTTGGCATACCCCCACTGCTTGCACTGGCTGAGGCAACGGCTGATAGTGCACCCCGGCATATGCGTGCACCTCTCTACACAAAAGTTTTTTTTGAAATAAAAAAAACTAGTCAATAATGACAATACCAATATCCAATGCATACAATCTTTTAGAAACTAAATAAATATGGTTAGAGTGGGCATGATGCACATGTATAGCTACCATCATTTCGTCCGTGCACAGGGCAGGGTGTCAACACGATGGCCATGGCCATGACCACGATGGCCATCAGGAAGAGAGCCCTAGTGTCATTACTCTTGAGAAGCGCCATGGGATGTGAGATTGGTTATTCGATTGCTTCAACGCCCATGCTTATATAGAGGTAGGTGGCCTAAGCAAACATGGCAAAGAATTAATTATGGCCATCACATCTCTTTGCTGCTGCTATATTGTGTTATGGGCTGTTGATGGGGCTAGCTAGATTGGGTCTATTGGACTGCGCATATCCATTAGGATAGAattagttagagataagattaggatAGATAAGATAGCTTCGGTTAGGATATTTGCCTAAGGGTTAAGTTGTCTCAATAAAAGGCACACCCTTGTATCAATTgacactagtcggttgcccgtgcgttgcgacggcttatgtcggcgtttcgaccccggggggtccctcgaccgacgagtaaattatcgccgcgtgccccagcccagatgggtcggcgcgagacggagcgcgaaggggggaaaagccggagggagacaggcgtgaaaggggaaacccacggccttcgtgtttgtcccgcgcccaggtcgggtgcgcttgcagtagggggttacaagtgtccgcgcgggagggagcgagaggcctatgcgcgcgccgtaccgtccttccccgcgcggccaaccctctgtaagagggccctggaccttccttttataggcgtaaggagagggtccaggtgtacaattgggagatgtagcagtgtgctaacgtgtctagcagagaggagctagtgccctgagtacatgccgtcgtggcagccggagaggttttggcaccctgttcgtgtgatgtcgtggccgtcggaggagcgctggagccttgcggaaggacaactgtcggggtcgtcgagtccttgctgacgtatccttgcttccgtaagggggctgagagccgccgtcgtcacggagcatgtggggcgccatcattatttgttttaccggggcgagccagatgtgacgccggtcttgttccccgtagccagagctagctaagggtagggtaatgatggcccctcctgtgacgtggtcggtccgagccctgggtagggcgaggcagaggctcctccgaggtcgaggtcgagtctgtcttccgaggtcgaggtcgagtccgagcccttgggtcgggcgagacggagaccgtcggctgaggccgaggccgagtccgagcccaagggtcgggcgaggcggagttcgtcgtcttccagggccgagcccgagtccgagccctgggtcgggcgaggtggagttcgtcgtcttccggggccgagcccgtgtccgagccctgggtcgggcgaggcggagttcgtcgtcttccggggccgagcccgagtccgagcccagggtcgggcgaggcggagcttcctatggtgcccgaggccggacttggccgctgtcagcctcactctgtcgagtggcacagcagtcggagcgacgcgggcggcgctgtcttcttgtcagaccggtcagtggagcggcgaagtgactgcggtcactttggctcagccgactgaagggcgcgcgtcaggataaggtgttaggccatctttgcattaaatgctcctgcgatacggtcggtcgtcgtggcgatttggccaaggttgcttcttggcgaagactgggcctcgggcgagccgaagttgtgtccgttgcttgagggggccctcgggcgagacgtgaatcctccggggtcggctgcgcttacccgaggctgggctcgggcgaggcgagatcgtgtcccttgagtggaccgagcattggcctaatcgcacccattaggcctttgcagctttgtgctgatgggggttaccagctgagattaggagtcttgggggtacccctaattatggtccccgacagtagcccccgagcctcgaagggagtgttaatactcgcttggaggcttttgtcgcactttttttgcaaggggaccggcctttctcggttgcattttgttccggtgggtgcgcgcgagcgcacccgccgggtgtagcccctgaggcctcggaggagtggtttgactcctttgaggtcttaatgcgtttcgcgatgcttcggccggtctggttgttccctcatgcgagctggccgtagcccgggtgtacagtcgggtcccaagttatcgggctggtatgttgacgctatcaacggtttggccggagctgggtttgcgagagcagcccccgagcctccgcacagagcgagaggacggtcaaggacagactcgatatttttacatacgcccctgcgtcgcctttccgcaaggaggaggggggaaaagcgccatgttgccctcggagggcgccgaacatggtgtctccagtgagctgctaacggctaatccgagtggacgcccgtgccccatttgttaggggtcggctagtggcccagaggcgcgctccaaaagtacctacgggtgatttgccggacccggtccccttttgatggggtccgagggctcgatgcctccctctgatgggattctgttacaaaaatcgttcccgttggtctcggaaatgtcctagggtacctcgagagcgtagcccgagccttggttatgtatcgaacgtacccagggtcatccctcgctctgcgtctgaggcggctgtgaacccttcgagggccagcctacgaacccctgatcagtagtgggcgcggagcccgagtggcctaaggcggccgttgaacccttccgaggggccagccttcgaacctctgaccagtagtgggcgcggagcttgagcactctgaggcggctgttgaacccctccgaggggccagccttcgaacctctgatcagtaggggggctcggggcccgtttccttcgtggtgaaggatccctttcggggtatcccctttcccggtccctgttgtaagagagagaaagaggaaaaggaaaaggatacgaaatcgaatgacgtggcgcaccttttttgacacggtcattatggcgaaggcgaaacgtcgcccgcttctccggtcaaaggcgccgcctgtcctgccgcagagttaatgcgataggacgagtggttcgcggggcagccgttgcgcgtgcgcgagccgttcgaggaacggaacacgggcgcgccgtcttcacgccatgggagagggttctctcgctgtcccaggaggggacgtgagcttgggtgacgacttgaccgctgcttccgctcacctgccactgccattactgtcggcccatttctagccgtatcgaccgtcacgccttctcctgcgactgactgacccgtgaccgatgtgcctggttggcactgttgggtcgtgcgcagggttgcctcgagtcgcggtactggttccgcagtcgaggaggcacggtagtggcgcgagtggcggtgcggtttcttgcacgtagcaaccggcgcaccggttacatgacgtgtgggcccgggccaccatgctggacgcgttgaagtcgaaagggtgcgcccccttggtgcggttgcataccgcctgcatggcggtccgccctttcacccactggtctgggcgaaagtggaggaatgctcgtaaccgctgggcagttgcgcgcaccgcgtgcggcggtttggcttcttctgccttgggccagcttgcatgacgcgtgggacctagcccccgtgtcataggggaggaccttggagcgtgttggagaggaCTCAGcctgcgatggctgaggacgcaagtggggagagttgcctttaaaaggagggtgacccccttggaaggcaaccatgtcttcgcgctccccttatgcatcgcgtctttccacctcccgagcccccggatggggaacactcgcagtccttccgccttgtcgttggaggaacgcaatttcgcggaagttggtacctttcagccatcgttcggcttcaaggattttcatcaggcagcccggccgcatcccctcgctggcggtcacccaagacggtgaccaccagctcctgggtggggagaagcaagccgggctgcagcctctgcccctccctcagcttcaaggatgttcatcatcagtgctggggaggggagtgtgccgagttggggttggtctctgcgcgggcagcggcccgctccttccctcagcgatcggggggaagggcgttcgccgttcgtggcgccagcagctgccgcgtgtccggctctccggtccgaacggcttcggcgctgcttccggtgccaccttctgccgcggtagccggaagaggtttctccgccgacgagatagtcggtgccgcccgcggactgacctccaactctatggccttctgctcgtccttgcccctcgagtggggacgtgggcgagggccttatggcagcagcatccgccctgaggtcatcgctgctgctgttcggccgctcggagcagaagtcgtcgtcgtcgctgccggagcgggcggcggtgagccatccgtcggccttctgttgctccgcaggccctccaatcgtgaggggttgttcgtacctgtggaggtggaaccggagttccgtttgtaatggcaccttgagtgctggcgtctgttcattgtggctgtcggggcctgaacatgtatgtattttcggcacggagccgtgttttttccttacttcgagcactaggactcgcctgtcggctaactgaaccgctcaaccaagcgtgagttgcctcgtgcgaaggtgacgagtgaggtatccgtatcccggaggcgtaggagtccctcggctcagtcggccttgctgcccgaggcttctcttgcttagttaaaggaaccctcggccgctcttcgatgagccgacgccggaggcagcggtgtcagcatggacagaggcagagttggctcaaaaagaaaacTTTGTCGACCGGAGCCtgcccgggccgtccactggcgggaccgcgccggagtcgagttgccgaggccacaagccgggctgatgtcctcgggggacagctggctgaggcttcggggtggccggctgagctgtctgctcgggccggactcctggagaagaccctggcggcgatggtctgggcgtggtgctgatgtcgtccttcggagtgaagatcctccgaccgcgttgccgtccgaggctcggtcggactttgccgaaggtgtagttgacgccgagggtgctgctgctccccctccgtcaaggtccgagcctgcaggatcggtttaccttgtagtgtgcgtatgttttctgcggccgccgaggcccaaacacagtgtcgtcgtgttgtaaagctgcgtttcttttcctcttgtttcgagtatctagacttatttgtcggtgacagaattgtttgtccgagcgagagttacttttcacggaaggtgatgagtgaggtatccgtatcctggaggcgtaggagtccctcggctcggtcggccttgccgcttacgcgtactcttactcgtccgtaggattctgctatctatgtagtcgagaaggcccgaaaaatcgtttcggcagaagaattttcgagcgtgaagacttgttcggtccgcggaatcacttatccgaacgtgagttacttatcgcagaaggtgatgagtgaggtatccgtataccagaggcgtaggagtccctcggctcggtcagccttggctgcttacgtgtactccgtcgttttcgggatcccacttttgaagtagtcaaaaagcacgaaagacattctggcagaaaggatcttttctgaggaaaattttgacgcagagggggttccccccttctagcccccgagggagggtcgggctttgccgaggcaaggctgacccttccttgatggttagacttcgtgtgtgaacgaggtgtatgaacgacttgaaagcatcttaagggtagaagcgacatagctgtcggatgttccaagcgttgctg harbors:
- the LOC100278510 gene encoding uncharacterized protein, which codes for MALLKSQDNRALFLLAMVVVAMAIVLAPCPAHGGDDERCTHMPGCNISRCRSQCKQWGYANPVINCWNTPPNTELDTCCCFSNAARKLA
- the LOC103641266 gene encoding uncharacterized protein, giving the protein MALLKSNDTRALFLMAIVVMAMAIVLTPCPVHGRNDERCTHMPGCTISRCLSQCKQWGYANPVINCWNTPPNTVLDTCCCFSNAARKLA